One window of Halopelagius longus genomic DNA carries:
- a CDS encoding A24 family peptidase has product MFATVPDLLRLLVVPVLGWAAWRDVETRRVPSVTWYPLVALGVVLLAWDALGHLSFATLADRLFFVRVGVSLLFVAPLSYAFWYLGGFGGADAKALITFSILLPTFPTYYLPGIALPAEATTLGVFSMTILTNTVIFAVGYPLAMAVRNVLDGDTEIPLLFFGRRIATADLSTAHGRLFETPDGYTRNGLDIDALRMYLRWRGTTLAALRDDPEGHRDPASISQTYDPTDGAVGDGVATDGGVAADAGSDADAHAAAAAIVDAEDPWGAEAFLDSIEGSAYGTTPEKLRGGLDVVTTTDEVWISPGIPFLVPMFFGTVVAFTYGDVLFGAVGALGIV; this is encoded by the coding sequence ATGTTCGCCACCGTACCCGACCTGCTCCGACTCCTCGTCGTCCCGGTGTTGGGGTGGGCGGCTTGGCGTGACGTGGAGACGCGTCGCGTTCCGAGCGTCACCTGGTATCCGCTCGTCGCACTCGGCGTCGTCCTCCTCGCGTGGGACGCCCTCGGACACCTCTCGTTCGCGACGTTAGCCGACCGACTGTTCTTCGTCCGCGTCGGCGTGAGCCTGCTGTTCGTCGCACCGCTTTCGTACGCCTTCTGGTATCTCGGCGGGTTCGGCGGCGCCGACGCGAAGGCGCTCATCACCTTCTCGATACTGCTGCCGACGTTTCCGACGTACTACCTGCCCGGAATCGCCCTGCCCGCGGAGGCGACGACGCTCGGCGTGTTCTCGATGACCATCCTCACGAACACGGTCATCTTCGCCGTCGGCTATCCGCTGGCGATGGCCGTCCGGAACGTCCTCGACGGCGACACGGAGATTCCGCTCCTGTTCTTCGGTCGGCGCATCGCCACCGCCGACCTCTCGACGGCGCACGGCCGCCTGTTCGAGACGCCCGACGGCTACACCCGCAACGGACTCGACATCGACGCCCTCCGGATGTACCTGCGGTGGCGCGGGACGACGCTCGCGGCACTCAGAGACGACCCCGAGGGCCACCGCGACCCGGCCAGCATCTCGCAGACGTACGACCCCACCGACGGCGCAGTCGGCGACGGCGTCGCTACCGACGGTGGAGTCGCCGCCGACGCGGGGTCGGACGCCGATGCTCACGCCGCCGCGGCGGCTATCGTCGACGCCGAGGACCCGTGGGGCGCGGAGGCGTTCCTCGACTCCATCGAAGGGTCGGCGTACGGGACGACGCCGGAGAAACTCCGGGGCGGCCTCGACGTCGTGACGACGACCGACGAAGTGTGGATCTCGCCGGGCATCCCGTTCCTCGTCCCGATGTTCTTCGGCACCGTCGTCGCGTTCACCTACGGCGACGTACTGTTCGGCGCCGTCGGTGCCCTCGGTATCGTCTGA
- the hisI gene encoding phosphoribosyl-AMP cyclohydrolase, translated as MTEDVEVAFGESGLVPAVAQDADSGEVLMLAYVSPEALERTRETGRAHYYSRSRDELWEKGATSGHTQTVREVRVDCDADALLYVVEQTGGACHTGHRSCFHRTVDGETVGERVFDPDEVYD; from the coding sequence ATGACCGAGGACGTGGAGGTGGCGTTCGGCGAGAGTGGACTCGTCCCCGCAGTCGCGCAGGACGCCGACTCCGGGGAGGTGCTGATGCTCGCGTACGTCTCGCCGGAGGCCTTAGAGCGGACGCGCGAAACCGGACGGGCGCACTACTACTCCCGGAGCCGGGACGAACTGTGGGAGAAGGGCGCGACGAGCGGACACACCCAGACCGTTCGGGAGGTGCGCGTCGACTGCGACGCCGACGCCCTCCTGTACGTCGTCGAACAGACCGGCGGCGCGTGCCACACCGGTCACCGCTCGTGTTTCCACCGCACCGTCGACGGCGAGACGGTCGGCGAACGCGTCTTCGACCCCGACGAGGTGTACGACTGA
- a CDS encoding DUF7118 family protein yields the protein MTDATTADVGENEATHPDVSGLVARLREARAAVDDVESAIEDHGEDAVNRAVGAYRRATALLDNYEDSATGTGDFQAYVEFQDEFLGLVEDLPEDAPAREAFEDAAERMDRRRLRERDFDGAREDLQPAADLKRLLDRRAEAGEELEAVRRDATLRLKELDERADELADLVSLGEADLDAPVERLEEPIEAYAEAVREEFRTWKEEAPAREVLDLPATAESYPLVEFQSPPRDVLDYVRENPGGDHPIPKLLEYTGYSGSKLDHYVDDAAALQTSVAVHRTYLERLDADPLVVSWPPPQAEVLRRRADEIISLLDRFASEDTVATLRRVRDLTYRDDYARLRTAARARSEVTDEQLSRLRSGAVEAELEAVRESRDRLAAVLDETDED from the coding sequence ATGACAGACGCCACAACGGCGGACGTCGGCGAGAACGAGGCGACCCACCCCGACGTTTCGGGCCTCGTGGCCCGACTCCGCGAGGCGAGAGCGGCCGTCGACGACGTCGAGTCCGCCATCGAAGACCACGGCGAAGACGCGGTGAACCGCGCGGTCGGCGCGTACCGACGAGCGACGGCGCTCCTCGACAACTACGAGGACTCCGCGACGGGGACGGGCGACTTCCAGGCGTACGTCGAGTTCCAAGACGAGTTCCTCGGCCTCGTCGAGGACCTCCCCGAGGACGCCCCCGCCCGCGAGGCGTTCGAGGACGCCGCAGAGCGCATGGACCGCAGGCGACTCCGCGAACGCGACTTCGACGGAGCGCGCGAGGACCTCCAACCGGCGGCGGACCTCAAACGACTCCTCGACCGGCGCGCGGAGGCCGGCGAGGAACTCGAAGCGGTGCGCCGCGACGCCACCCTCCGACTGAAGGAGTTAGACGAGCGAGCGGACGAACTCGCGGATCTGGTCTCCCTCGGCGAGGCGGACTTGGACGCGCCGGTCGAACGCCTCGAAGAGCCGATCGAGGCGTACGCCGAGGCGGTCCGCGAGGAGTTTCGGACGTGGAAGGAGGAGGCTCCCGCCCGGGAGGTACTCGACCTGCCGGCGACGGCGGAGTCGTACCCGTTAGTCGAGTTCCAGTCGCCGCCGCGGGACGTTCTCGACTACGTGCGCGAGAACCCCGGCGGCGACCACCCGATACCGAAACTGCTCGAGTACACCGGCTACTCCGGGTCGAAACTCGACCACTACGTCGACGACGCGGCGGCGCTTCAGACGTCCGTCGCCGTCCACCGGACGTACCTCGAACGACTCGACGCCGACCCCCTCGTCGTCTCGTGGCCGCCGCCGCAAGCGGAGGTTCTCCGCCGCCGGGCCGACGAGATAATCTCGCTCCTCGATCGGTTCGCCTCCGAGGACACCGTCGCCACCCTGCGCCGCGTGCGGGACCTGACGTACCGCGACGACTACGCCCGCCTCCGGACTGCCGCCCGCGCCCGCAGCGAAGTGACCG